One Syngnathus acus chromosome 13, fSynAcu1.2, whole genome shotgun sequence genomic window carries:
- the c2cd3 gene encoding C2 domain-containing protein 3 isoform X4: MKSRKQGSVKAAGLTKPKALCDVPASTSLPPLVEGELRGFLRVTVSRLRWSVARPPPVTRVRLRWWGESSDGTLFIPRDDASPSHGSVKTTARFPVRCGTKQLTSYLADMGNLVLEVLSEQDCLPVAHARVPDISRLSQSQPITGFYALVSPASKKLGQCEVSLQLEPVAGACRKRKSGTDLSSNVPHVATLDKAPPPATDKSYVSSGGNAFRGKDGPQTHRDETVENFKLQANGQKEDARPRNDILSVILERGSKLRDAMLVSALKSDMDAAPVLKDLQLPLQRDNARAPSIPSEVVLEKIPHAQADDEVGDRRRRLASSPDLDLRAVDLLLGRSKTPPPWQGEGSFPDTLSIHSSASGDSELGDPQYDHSLLENLFYKTPMSDLRADEAAADGQGQTESLSATAKQLRPPASTTGDDVAAELRGASTDIGTPLSQERLTFLSFMRLVKVTVCSLSVPACCASPPTEKPPSKSPLLLRRKKCTYFVEYSFPKTSSSGRHGRSAVPGVEVTRAASSNVTEGVVSFNQLSVFPVRFSKTTVEVWWSTELLFRIYVRKNDQKKAVVMGEASHPLRCLLQSQRLSQSLALPVRTVDGALRQLCLLKVLLELSTSNRDSEMCEKREDSSTRSTQSPPRESSQCLEFCSEEPAARSSEDSAPNVPPGRRSAVTLPRARCAEEAPEVLLHTLLMVPDGKNFTGGPAQAVNVYLNCKMFWCDEVARSVVSWGRANPSFNFVQVTPVALTAHLLERMRNNVMVIEVWQKTGGSGHEGLLGLVKLPLHQFYMSFRDPKIAQLLLQAQYPVLGVDCYMPVVDVFSGGCRGSLRVTLAMGLCEQVLALQRARDEEGETPGRPPLRPLGLLEHQPGLPAKAAGYFRAGDSSAASLASRARAMTEHVFTIRVEKVTGLTALQSTVWGEADCYVQYAFPCQEGADVDAALHEYNTDLKPFRTTTTLCVPDPVLGHTETHALLAPEGVPVQKLLLSSLSSQGLSGGGGVHFEVRCRYYYPNVREQLVAKGILPLSKLCAMVTMQGQQPSAEARMFSIALLPTADDLAAHQPVPSGLLDVCVRYNYRPARADAPAARGAASCPVTLVLRVHRACGLQAAARAVAQHDERYDYFASVGVNSYVSVRLSFLPDHEPTCTRVAARTFYPEFEHLAEVRCHVLVPKSGGETCSLAEQLAEAWAVFAVWNKDSRRGATCRPPDVMLGTVKIQLVDLLRKTTGISGWFGISAARESPQSQHASVGGLEISIGFAHHSERERLIRVARDLGWDPTRAQVDSDELGAWELSARKLSLTLSVPRAWVPLRCLLLPGHDSLQRSTYCYLRYKFYEHEAFCSHMKHPCAGEATEGDRATVTFQGSRTLELMSSQPLLWYLREERLEVQVWVAFQKDKGQRPRDTDRLLGSAFVDLSSLAKAHGHKLTLSGVYPLFRRSAADLQGAALRVHISLTADGHFPTAEDPPADSDSQEETLVEEPAAPPPPTVSPTVSPTVPPTAPPPPTAPPTAPPTALPPPPQPTQSQTTQDDASSRAAQVMSDDLSFPVTLAVHGAKNLSLNGESGEGTLRCYVSYVVADSAAPVSTAVAAQTDRPVWDHQHDCRLSKRLLLDPQQSLVFKVWHKGGAEAERAIGFASVDLTPLLCGLRSLCGWYNVTDFSGHCRGQLKVSVRPLEWVQDLRGQRKADAEPSSQSVPRTYRTSATYSSFPSHISRYPEQHISSPEHVDAVFPQSSAPSESERHHEHMQKVRLHHRSLQEQAGLHSGSGDELTRSSSLLFSTIRKIMSEQDNVQRYFSSKIAPPAFPTASEPDERESDEGDAPRLLVTSRRDVEGQSQEAICSVLHSRSAKEQHADASSSPRAASSRLPSFPASQSEETESEEAETTDGDGECPSRCSSSDEEEDYEEVVVEPRRLNELPISTHKTALQNSVTSHPDQSRTKSGGGQEAVARDRPPDSMDESSEDASISPSEDDAVGAPPKQVSLPNFFLPSQQLEASLRVVRLAPSFSNSSGDTERGPTPPQIPRRGPRHCPDMSPTSRKRQTERFARICAARLDDDDDDD; the protein is encoded by the exons ATGAAAAGCCGAAAACAGGGCTCGGTCAAAGCCGCCGGGCTCACGAAGCCGAAAG CCCTGTGCGATGTGCCGGCCTCCACCAGCCTGCCCCCCCTCGTGGAAGGAGAGCTGCGCGGCTTCCTGCGCGTGACCGTGAGCCGTCTGCGCTGGAGCGTGGCCAGGCCCCCGCCGGTGACGCGGGTGCGTCTGCGCTGGTGGGGGGAGTCGTCGGACGGCACGCTCTTCATCCCCCGGGATGACGCGTCTCCCTCGCACGGGAGCGTCAAAACCACGGCGCGCTTCCCCGTGCGCTGCGGCACCAAGCAGCTCACCTCCTACCTGGCAG ATATGGGCAACTTGGTGCTGGAAGTGTTGAGCGAGCAAGATTGTCTTCCCGTCGCACACGCTCGAGTGCCGGACATCTCTCGCCTCTCCCAGTCGCAGCCCATCACCGGATTTTACGCCCTGGTGTCACCCGCCTCCAAGAAGCTCGGCCAGTGTGAG GTTTCGCTCCAATTGGAGCCTGTGGCCGGAGCGTGCCGCAAGCGCAAATCCGGCACCGATTTAAGCAGCAACGTTCCTCACGTGGCCACCCTTGACAAGGCTCCGCCTCCCGCCACCGACAAATCATACGTGAGCAGCGGTGGAAACGCGTTCAG AGGGAAAGATGGCCCGCAGACGCATCGAGATGAGACCGTGGAGAACTTCAAGTTGCAAGCAAACGGTCAAAAAGAGGACGCTCGGCCGAGAAATGACATCCTGTCAG TCATTTTGGAGCGTGGCAGCAAACTTCGGGACGCTATGCTTGTGTCAGCGTTGAAAAGCGACATGGACGCTGCCCCGGTTCTCAAAGACCTCCAACTGCCTCTGCAGAGGGACAACGCCAGAGCGCCTTCCAT CCCCTCCGAAGTGGTCCTTGAAAAGATCCCGCACGCCCAGGCCGACGACGAGGTCGGagaccgccgccgccgcctcgctTCTTCGCCTGACCTGGACCTCAGAGCTGTGGATCTCCTCCTCGGCAG GTCGAAGACTCCGCCTCCGTGGCAGGGCGAGGGCTCCTTCCCCGACACTCTGTCCATTCACAGCAGCGCGAGCGGAGACAGCGAGCTTGGCGACCCGCAGTACGATCACAGCTTGCTGGAAAATCTCTTCTACAAAACCCCC ATGTCAGATTTGAGAGCAGACGAGGCAGCTGCCGACGGCCAAGGGCAGACCGAGAGTCTGTCGGCGACAGCCAAACAGTTGAGGCCGCCTGCGTCCACGACGGGCGACGA CGTCGCCGCGGAGCTTCGAGGTGCCTCGACGGATATCGGCACTCCTCTGAGTCAGGAGCGGCTGACCTTTCTGAGTTTCATGCGACTGGTCAAAGTGACCGTCTGCTCGCTGAGCGTGCCGGCGTGCTGCGCCAGCCCCCCGACCGAGAAGCCCCCGAGCAAATCTCCTTTGCTGTTACGTCGAAAGAAGTG CACCTACTTTGTGGAGTATAGCTTCCCCAAGACTTCCTCCTCGGGTCGACACGGCCGAAGCGCGGTGCCAGGGGTGGAGGTGACCAGAGCCGCTTCCAGTAACGTCACAGAAGGAG TGGTGAGCTTCAATCAGCTCTCTGTGTTTCCCGTCCGCTTCAGCAAAACCACGGTGGAAGTCTGGTGGTCAACCGAGCTCCTTTTTCGAATTTACGTCcgaaaaaatgaccaaaagaaA GCCGTCGTCATGGGAGAGGCCTCTCATCCGCTGCGATGTCTGCTGCAGAGCCAACGGCTCAGCCAGTCGCTGGCGCTGCCGGTGCGCACCGTGGACGGCGCTCTGCGACAACTCTGTCTTCTCAAG GTGCTGCTCGAACTTTCGACCAGCAACAGAGACTCTGAAATGTGTGAGAAAAGAGAGGATTCGTCCACTCGCTCCACACAGAGTCCACCTCGGGAGTCCTCGCAATGCCTCGAGTTTTGCTCGGAGGAGCCGGCCGCTCGCTCTTCGGAAGACTCGGCCCCGAACGTTCCTCCCGGTCGACGCTCGGCGGTCACCCTTCCCCGCGCGCGCTGCGCGGAGGAAGCGCCCGAGGTCCTGCTGCACACGCTGCTGATGGTGCCGGACGGCAAGAACTTCACCGGTGGGCCGGCGCAGGCCGTCAACGTGTATTTGAACTGCAAGATGTTCTGGTGTGACGAGGTGGCCAGGTCTGTGGTCAGCTGGGGACGCGCCAACCCTTCTTTTAACTTTGTCCAG GTAACTCCCGTGGCTTTGACGGCGCACTTACTGGAGCGGATGAGGAACAACGTGATGGTGATCGAAGTTTGGCAGAAGACGGGCGGCTCCGGCCACGAGGGACTCCTCGGTCTCGTGAAGCTGCCTCTACACCAGTTCTACATGTCCTTCAG GGATCCAAAGATCGCCCAGCTTCTTCTGCAGGCGCAGTACCCCGTTTTAGGGGTGGACTGCTACATGCCGGTGGTGGACGTGTTCTCGGGTGGCTGCCGAGGCAGCCTCCGGGTCACGCTGGCCATGGGCCTCTGCGAGCAGGTGCTCGCCCTGCAGCGCGCCAGAGACGAAGAGGGCGAGACGCCGGGCCGCCCGCCCCTCAGACCCCTTGGCCTGCTCGAGCACCAGCCCGGCCTGCCCGCTAAG GCGGCAGGCTACTTCCGGGCGGGGGACTCGAGCGCTGCCTCTCTCGCCTCACGGGCACGAGCGATGACCGAGCACGTGTTCACGATCAGAGTGGAAAAGGTGACGGGCCTGACTGCCCTGCAGTCGACGGTGTGGGGGGAGGCCGACTGTTACGTCCAGTACGCCTTCCCCTGCCAGGAAGGCGCCGATGTAGACGCCGCGCTCCACGAGTACA ACACGGACCTGAAGCCTTTtcgcaccaccaccaccttgtGCGTGCCCGACCCAGTGTTGGGCCACACGGAGACGCACGCCCTCTTGGCTCCTGAAGGCGTTCCCGTTCAGAAGCTCCTGCTCAGCTCTCTTTCCAGCCAGGGTCTGAGCGGCGGCGGGGGTGTCCATTTTGAAGTGCGGTGCAG ATACTATTATCCCAATGTGCGAGAGCAGCTGGTGGCCAAAGGGATTTTGCCCTTGTCCAAGCTGTGCGCCATGGTCACCATGCAGGGACAGCAACCTTCCGCCGAGGCCCGGATGTTCTCCATAGCCCTGCTCCCCACAGCGGACGACTTGGCGGCACATCAGCCTGTACCCTCTG gCCTCCTGGACGTGTGCGTTCGCTACAACTACCGGCCTGCGAGAGCGGACGCGCCCGCCGCCAGAGGAGCCGCCTCCTGTCCTGTGACCCTCGTGCTTCGAGTGCACAGAGCGTGCGGTTTGCAGGCAGCGGCCAG AGCCGTAGCCCAGCACGACGAAAGGTACGACTACTTTGCCAGCGTGGGCGTCAACTCCTACGTGAGCGTCCGCTTGTCCTTCTTGCCCGACCACGAGCCCACGTGCACCCGCGTGGCCGCCAGGACCTTCTACCCCGAGTTTGAGCACCTGGCCGAGGTGCGCTGCCACGTGCTGGTCCCCAAGAGCGGCGGTGAAACCTGCAGCCTGGCCGAGCAGCTGGCCGAAGCTTGGGCCGTCTTCGCCGTCTGGAATAAAGACAGCCGCCGAG GTGCGACTTGCAGGCCTCCAGATGTGATGTTGGGCACAGTGAAAATCCAGCTGGTGGACCTCCTGCGGAAAACCACAG GTATTTCCGGCTGGTTCGGCATCTCCGCTGCCCGGGAATCTCCTCAAAGTCAGCACGCGTCGGTCGGCGGCTTGGAGATCTCCATCGGCTTCGCCCACCACTCGGAGCGGGAGCGGCTCATTCGCGTGGCTCGGGATTTGGGCTGGGATCCCACCCGGGCTCAGGTGGACTCTGACGAGCTGGGCGCCTGGGAGCTGAGCGCCAGGAAGTTATCCCTGACCTTGTCCGTACCCAGAGCCTGGGTACCGCTCCGCTGCCTGCTCCTGCCGGGCCACGACTCCCTGCAGCGCTCCACCTACTGTTACCTCCGTTACAAGTTCTACGAGCACGAGGCCTTCTGCTCGCACATGAAGCACCCGTGCGCCGGCGAGGCGACCGAGGGCGACCGGGCCACCGTGACCTTCCAGGGGAGTCGCACGCTGGAGCTGATGAGCTCGCAGCCGCTCTTGTGGTACCTTCGAGAGGAGAGGCTGGAGGTCCAGGTGTGGGTGGCTTTCCAGAAGGACAAAGGCCAGAGGCCCCGAGACACGGACCGCCTGCTGGGCTCCGCCTTTGTCGATCTGTCCTCGCTCGCCAAGGCTCACGGGCACAAGTTGACTCTCAGTG GCGTGTATCCGCTGTTCAGGCGCTCGGCGGCAGACCTGCAGGGCGCCGCGCTGCGGGTGCACATCAGCCTGACCGCCGACGGTCACTTTCCGACGGCGGAAGACCCCCCGGCGGACTCCGACAGCCAGGAAGAAACCTTAGTCGAGGAGCCggcagcgccgccgccgccaacgGTGTCGCCAACGGTGTCGCCAACGGTGCCGCCAACGGCACCGCCGCCGCCAACGGCACCGCCAACGGCACCGCCAACGgcactgccgccgccgcctcaaCCGACGCAAAGCCAAACCACCCAAGATGACGCCTCGTCGCGCGCGGCCCAAGTGATGAGTGACGACTTGTCGTTCCCGGTCACGCTTGCCGTGCACGGGGCCAAGAACCTCAGTCTAAATG GCGAGAGCGGCGAAGGGACGCTACGCTGCTACGTCTCGTACGTCGTCGCCGACTCGGCGGCACCCGTATCCACGGCCGTGGCGGCCCAAACCGACCGGCCCGTGTGGGACCACCAACACGACTGCCG GCTGTCCAAGCGGCTCCTCCTCGACCCTCAACAGAGCTTGGTGTTCAAAGTGTGGCACAAAGGCGGCGCCGAAGCGGAGCGGGCCATCGGTTTCGCCTCTGTCGACCTGACCCCGTTGCTGTGCGGCCTGCGCTCGCTGTGCGGCTGGTACAACGTCACCGACTTCAGCGGCCATTGCCGCGGCCAGCTCAAAGTGAGCGTCCGGCCGCTGGAATGGGTGCAGGACCTCCGAGGGCAGAGGAAAGCGGACGCCGAG CCTTCGTCGCAGTCGGTGCCTCGCACTTACCGGACCAGCGCCACCTACAGCAGCTTCCCTTCCCACATCAGTCGATACCCCGAGCAGCACATCTCCTCACCCGAGCACGTGGACGCCGTCTTTCCCCAAAG CTCGGCGCCCAGTGAGAGCGAGCGCCACCACGAGCACATGCAAAAGGTGCGTCTTCATCATCGGAGCCTTCAAGAGCAGGCCGGCCTTCACTCGGGCAGCGGCGATGAGCTCACCCGCTCCAGCTCTCTGCTCTTCTCCACAATCAG GAAGATTATGAGCGAGCAAGACAACGTCCAGAGATATTTCAGCAGCAAGATTGCGCCGCCCGCCTTCCCGACGGCCTCGGAGCCAGACGAGCGGGAGTCCGACGAGGGTGACGCGCCGCGGCTTCTCGTCACGTCCCGACGCGATG TTGAAGGTCAAAGCCAAGAAGCCATTTGCTCCGTCCTCCATAGTAGGTCAGCCAAAGAGCAGCACGCAGACGCGAGCTCCAGCCCACGCGCCGCTTCCTCCCGCCTGCCGTCGTTTCCGGCATCTCAGTCTGAGGAAACGGAGAGCGAGGAAGCGGAAACCACCGACGGCGATGGGGAATGTCCATCACGGTGCAGCAGCagcgacgaggaggaggattaCGAGGAAGTGGTGGTGGAGCCCAGGCGTTTGAATGAGCTGCCCATTTCCACCCATAAGACCGCTTTGCAGAATAGCGTCACGTCACACCCGGACCAGAGTCGGACCAAATCCGGCGGGGGACAAGAAGCCGTCGCTCGTGACCGCCCCCCCGACAGCATGGACGAGTCATCGGAGGACGCCTCGATCTCTCCGAGCGAGGACGACGCGGTGGGCGCACCGCCCAAACAAGT CTCGCTTCCCAACTTTTTCCTGCCCTCTCAGCAGCTGGAGGCCTCGCTGAGAGTGGTACGCTTGGCGCCCTCCTTCTCCAATTCATCCGGCGACACA GAGCGCGGTCCGACTCCGCCTCAAATTCCTCGCAGGGGTCCTCGGCACTGTCCCGACATGTCGCCCACTTCCAGGAAGAGGCAGACGGAACGGTTTGCCCGAATCTGCGCCGCTCGCTtggacgacgacgatgacgacgactaG